One window from the genome of Oncorhynchus kisutch isolate 150728-3 linkage group LG21, Okis_V2, whole genome shotgun sequence encodes:
- the LOC109866401 gene encoding uncharacterized protein LOC109866401 isoform X1 encodes MSNKVNCLPPADADAPQDATNEATDEASNDDTEFNNLTRADGNHPTAPKNVEHESKTEEKNSTTAPEMTNQPCPSAAQTPADAVNDADERPPGLKNYVIAKQLKQQDYPTRSTMDKFFTVVIGNTLGSHEKLIHRLAAKKHLTVVTSLEECDVILAFCPLVSRAGTDIEAALEQIPAGKPVILVVLHHTFDPDSTVSNSSRLVTRGDVILTVDCLFHENQGLLECPRNESVLKDILKKLDILPETKKKAGANRAQEWQTVQPMETGLWDIFLNNYCCCFLHSRLCPTEGQNTPLIQDERTGAHHTIEKGE; translated from the exons ATGAGCAACAAG GTAAACTGTCTGCCACCTGCAGATGCAGATGCACCCCAAG ATGCGACTAACGAGGCTACTGATGAGGCTAGTAACGACGACACTGAATTTAACAACCTTACAAGAGCAGATGGAAACCATCCCACAGCCCCCAAGAATGTTGAACATGAAAGCAAAACTGAAGAG AAAAATAGCACTACTGCTCCAGAGATGACCAACCAGCCATGCCCATCTGCAGCACAAACACCTGCAG aTGCTGTTAACGATGCTGATGAACGTCCTCCAGGTCTCAAGAACTATGTGATTGCAAAGCAACTTAAACAG CAGGACTATCCAACAA GGTCGACGATGGACAAATTCTTCACTGTTGTGATTGGGAATACTCTGGGGTCTCATGAGAAATTAATTCATCGTCTCGCTGCCAAAAAACACTTAACTGTAGTGACATCACTAGAGGAGTGTGATGTCATCCTGGCTTTCTGTCCTCTTGTCTCTCGTGCTGGGACTGATATTGAAGCAGCACTGGAGCAGATTCCAG CTGGTAAACCTGTCATCCTGGTAGTGCTGCATCACACCTTCGATCCAGACTCCACTGTATCTAACAGTAGCAGACTAGTGACCAGAGGTGATGTAATACTCACAGTGGACTGTCTCTTCCATGAGAACCAGGGACTACTGGAGTGTCCTCGCAATGAATCAGTGTTAAAAGACATTTTGAAGAAGCTTGACATACTTCCTGAG actAAAAAGAAAGCAGGAGCCAATAGGGCTCAGGAGTGGCAAACTGTACAGCCAATG GAGACAGGCCTTTGGGACATTTTCCTCAACAACTACTGTTGCTGTTTTCTACACTCAAGATTATGTCCTACAGAGGGCCAGAACACTCCCCTTATCCAAGATGAGAGGACAGGGGCCCATCATACAATTGAAAAG gggGAATAG
- the LOC109866401 gene encoding uncharacterized protein LOC109866401 isoform X2, with protein MSNKVNCLPPADADAPQDATNEATDEASNDDTEFNNLTRADGNHPTAPKNVEHESKTEEKNSTTAPEMTNQPCPSAAQTPADAVNDADERPPGLKNYVIAKQLKQQDYPTRSTMDKFFTVVIGNTLGSHEKLIHRLAAKKHLTVVTSLEECDVILAFCPLVSRAGTDIEAALEQIPAGKPVILVVLHHTFDPDSTVSNSSRLVTRGDVILTVDCLFHENQGLLECPRNESVLKDILKKLDILPETKKKAGANRAQEWQTVQPMETGLWDIFLNNYCCCFLHSRLCPTEGQNTPLIQDERTGAHHTIEKGE; from the exons GTAAACTGTCTGCCACCTGCAGATGCAGATGCACCCCAAG ATGCGACTAACGAGGCTACTGATGAGGCTAGTAACGACGACACTGAATTTAACAACCTTACAAGAGCAGATGGAAACCATCCCACAGCCCCCAAGAATGTTGAACATGAAAGCAAAACTGAAGAG AAAAATAGCACTACTGCTCCAGAGATGACCAACCAGCCATGCCCATCTGCAGCACAAACACCTGCAG aTGCTGTTAACGATGCTGATGAACGTCCTCCAGGTCTCAAGAACTATGTGATTGCAAAGCAACTTAAACAG CAGGACTATCCAACAA GGTCGACGATGGACAAATTCTTCACTGTTGTGATTGGGAATACTCTGGGGTCTCATGAGAAATTAATTCATCGTCTCGCTGCCAAAAAACACTTAACTGTAGTGACATCACTAGAGGAGTGTGATGTCATCCTGGCTTTCTGTCCTCTTGTCTCTCGTGCTGGGACTGATATTGAAGCAGCACTGGAGCAGATTCCAG CTGGTAAACCTGTCATCCTGGTAGTGCTGCATCACACCTTCGATCCAGACTCCACTGTATCTAACAGTAGCAGACTAGTGACCAGAGGTGATGTAATACTCACAGTGGACTGTCTCTTCCATGAGAACCAGGGACTACTGGAGTGTCCTCGCAATGAATCAGTGTTAAAAGACATTTTGAAGAAGCTTGACATACTTCCTGAG actAAAAAGAAAGCAGGAGCCAATAGGGCTCAGGAGTGGCAAACTGTACAGCCAATG GAGACAGGCCTTTGGGACATTTTCCTCAACAACTACTGTTGCTGTTTTCTACACTCAAGATTATGTCCTACAGAGGGCCAGAACACTCCCCTTATCCAAGATGAGAGGACAGGGGCCCATCATACAATTGAAAAG gggGAATAG
- the LOC109866401 gene encoding uncharacterized protein LOC109866401 isoform X4 has translation MSNKVNCLLPADADAPQDAVNDADERPPGLKNSVIAKQPKQQDYPTRSTMDKFFTVVTGNTLGSHEEFIHRLAAKKHLTVVTSLEESDVILAFCPLVSRAGTDIEAALEQIPAGKPVILVVLHHTFDPDSTVSNSSRLVTRGDEILTVDCLYHENQGLLECPRNEEAIEKILKSLDKGHENKDQWARLRKILWICSVIGVGWGIYTSYRRIKEICFHFLQ, from the exons aTGCTGTTAACGATGCTGACGAACGTCCTCCAGGTCTCAAGAACTCTGTGATTGCAAAGCAACCTAAACAG CAGGACTATCCAACAA GGTCGACGATGGACAAATTCTTCACGGTTGTGACTGGGAATACTCTGGGGTCTCATGAGGAATTCATTCATCGTCTCGCTGCCAAAAAACACTTAACTGTAGTGACGTCACTAGAGGAGAGTGATGTCATCCTGGCTTTCTGTCCTCTTGTCTCTCGTGCTGGGACTGATATTGAAGCAGCACTGGAGCAGATTCCAG CTGGTAAACCTGTCATCCTGGTAGTGCTGCATCACACCTTCGATCCAGACTCCACTGTATCTAACAGTAGCAGACTAGTGACCAGAGGTGATGAAATACTCACAGTGGACTGTCTCTACCATGAGAACCAGGGACTACTGGAGTGTCCTCGCAATGAAGAAGCAATTGAAAAGATTCTAAAGAGTCTTGACAAAGGTCATGAG aacAAAGATCAGTGGGCCAGACTG AGGAAGATTCTCTGGATCTGCAGTGTTATTGGTGTAGGCTGGGGCATATACACTTCTTATAGAAGGATTAAAGAAATATGCTTTCactttttgcaataa
- the LOC109866401 gene encoding uncharacterized protein LOC109866401 isoform X5 yields MSNKVNCLLPADADAPQDAVNDADERPPGLKNSVIAKQPKQDYPTRSTMDKFFTVVTGNTLGSHEEFIHRLAAKKHLTVVTSLEESDVILAFCPLVSRAGTDIEAALEQIPAGKPVILVVLHHTFDPDSTVSNSSRLVTRGDEILTVDCLYHENQGLLECPRNEEAIEKILKSLDKGHENKDQWARLRKILWICSVIGVGWGIYTSYRRIKEICFHFLQ; encoded by the exons aTGCTGTTAACGATGCTGACGAACGTCCTCCAGGTCTCAAGAACTCTGTGATTGCAAAGCAACCTAAACAG GACTATCCAACAA GGTCGACGATGGACAAATTCTTCACGGTTGTGACTGGGAATACTCTGGGGTCTCATGAGGAATTCATTCATCGTCTCGCTGCCAAAAAACACTTAACTGTAGTGACGTCACTAGAGGAGAGTGATGTCATCCTGGCTTTCTGTCCTCTTGTCTCTCGTGCTGGGACTGATATTGAAGCAGCACTGGAGCAGATTCCAG CTGGTAAACCTGTCATCCTGGTAGTGCTGCATCACACCTTCGATCCAGACTCCACTGTATCTAACAGTAGCAGACTAGTGACCAGAGGTGATGAAATACTCACAGTGGACTGTCTCTACCATGAGAACCAGGGACTACTGGAGTGTCCTCGCAATGAAGAAGCAATTGAAAAGATTCTAAAGAGTCTTGACAAAGGTCATGAG aacAAAGATCAGTGGGCCAGACTG AGGAAGATTCTCTGGATCTGCAGTGTTATTGGTGTAGGCTGGGGCATATACACTTCTTATAGAAGGATTAAAGAAATATGCTTTCactttttgcaataa
- the LOC109866401 gene encoding uncharacterized protein LOC109866401 isoform X6: MWIDAVNDADERPPGLKNSVIAKQPKQQDYPTRSTMDKFFTVVTGNTLGSHEEFIHRLAAKKHLTVVTSLEESDVILAFCPLVSRAGTDIEAALEQIPAGKPVILVVLHHTFDPDSTVSNSSRLVTRGDEILTVDCLYHENQGLLECPRNEEAIEKILKSLDKGHENKDQWARLRKILWICSVIGVGWGIYTSYRRIKEICFHFLQ, encoded by the exons ATGTGGAtag aTGCTGTTAACGATGCTGACGAACGTCCTCCAGGTCTCAAGAACTCTGTGATTGCAAAGCAACCTAAACAG CAGGACTATCCAACAA GGTCGACGATGGACAAATTCTTCACGGTTGTGACTGGGAATACTCTGGGGTCTCATGAGGAATTCATTCATCGTCTCGCTGCCAAAAAACACTTAACTGTAGTGACGTCACTAGAGGAGAGTGATGTCATCCTGGCTTTCTGTCCTCTTGTCTCTCGTGCTGGGACTGATATTGAAGCAGCACTGGAGCAGATTCCAG CTGGTAAACCTGTCATCCTGGTAGTGCTGCATCACACCTTCGATCCAGACTCCACTGTATCTAACAGTAGCAGACTAGTGACCAGAGGTGATGAAATACTCACAGTGGACTGTCTCTACCATGAGAACCAGGGACTACTGGAGTGTCCTCGCAATGAAGAAGCAATTGAAAAGATTCTAAAGAGTCTTGACAAAGGTCATGAG aacAAAGATCAGTGGGCCAGACTG AGGAAGATTCTCTGGATCTGCAGTGTTATTGGTGTAGGCTGGGGCATATACACTTCTTATAGAAGGATTAAAGAAATATGCTTTCactttttgcaataa
- the LOC109866401 gene encoding uncharacterized protein LOC109866401 isoform X3 encodes MSNKVNCLPPADADAPQDATNEATDEASNDDTEFNNLTRADGNHPTAPKNVEHESKTEEKNSTTAPEMTNQPCPSAAQTPADAVNDADERPPGLKNYVIAKQLKQDYPTRSTMDKFFTVVIGNTLGSHEKLIHRLAAKKHLTVVTSLEECDVILAFCPLVSRAGTDIEAALEQIPAGKPVILVVLHHTFDPDSTVSNSSRLVTRGDVILTVDCLFHENQGLLECPRNESVLKDILKKLDILPETKKKAGANRAQEWQTVQPMETGLWDIFLNNYCCCFLHSRLCPTEGQNTPLIQDERTGAHHTIEKGE; translated from the exons ATGAGCAACAAG GTAAACTGTCTGCCACCTGCAGATGCAGATGCACCCCAAG ATGCGACTAACGAGGCTACTGATGAGGCTAGTAACGACGACACTGAATTTAACAACCTTACAAGAGCAGATGGAAACCATCCCACAGCCCCCAAGAATGTTGAACATGAAAGCAAAACTGAAGAG AAAAATAGCACTACTGCTCCAGAGATGACCAACCAGCCATGCCCATCTGCAGCACAAACACCTGCAG aTGCTGTTAACGATGCTGATGAACGTCCTCCAGGTCTCAAGAACTATGTGATTGCAAAGCAACTTAAACAG GACTATCCAACAA GGTCGACGATGGACAAATTCTTCACTGTTGTGATTGGGAATACTCTGGGGTCTCATGAGAAATTAATTCATCGTCTCGCTGCCAAAAAACACTTAACTGTAGTGACATCACTAGAGGAGTGTGATGTCATCCTGGCTTTCTGTCCTCTTGTCTCTCGTGCTGGGACTGATATTGAAGCAGCACTGGAGCAGATTCCAG CTGGTAAACCTGTCATCCTGGTAGTGCTGCATCACACCTTCGATCCAGACTCCACTGTATCTAACAGTAGCAGACTAGTGACCAGAGGTGATGTAATACTCACAGTGGACTGTCTCTTCCATGAGAACCAGGGACTACTGGAGTGTCCTCGCAATGAATCAGTGTTAAAAGACATTTTGAAGAAGCTTGACATACTTCCTGAG actAAAAAGAAAGCAGGAGCCAATAGGGCTCAGGAGTGGCAAACTGTACAGCCAATG GAGACAGGCCTTTGGGACATTTTCCTCAACAACTACTGTTGCTGTTTTCTACACTCAAGATTATGTCCTACAGAGGGCCAGAACACTCCCCTTATCCAAGATGAGAGGACAGGGGCCCATCATACAATTGAAAAG gggGAATAG